Genomic window (Primulina eburnea isolate SZY01 chromosome 8, ASM2296580v1, whole genome shotgun sequence):
CGTCATCATAAATTTTCCAatgaatttatgttttaaagtttaattttttatttattatgaataaaattgaaatatatttatcctatatttttatataaattcaaaatatagataaagagagaatattattttgaacgtttaaaaattttgagaaaGTGATAGTTTGGATACATTGATCCTGTAAATTTTTCTATTCTTGGAAAAGGGTTTGTACGTTTTCTATTCGCGCGTAATTTTACATGTTTTTTGTTTAATACATATAAAAAGTCGATACTTATTTAAGTATTTATCTTTGGGCCATAAGAGAACAAAAATCAGTAATTTGATATTTGTTCTATTTCATGTTGTCACAATACAAATTGATGTTTTCCTTTTCAAATTATCTCTCTTTTAACTGCAGCCGCTATTACACTAGATAAACCCTGATCAGACCTTACGCATATTACGCAAATTATATTAGTCAGATAAATTAAATCATGTTGGAAAACCATGTATGATAAGCTCGCTGAAGAATGTTGGTAAAGAATCATACTCGTCATTATTGATCAATCGGTCATTTATTCTATCCTTTAGAACATCAAAATAACTTAATTGGATGGGAAAGATAACAAATGGGCTAAATTAAATtcaattgattttaaatatattcaGAACCGAAATTTAATGAGAATGAAGATACGACGTAGCAAAATTGATTTGTTAAATACATATTTAGGAGTTGAAACTAAAACTTATAAAACTAAGAATATTCTTTTTCATTTAAAATGATGTAAATATCCAAACTCTCCACCCAAATACCTCCAAAACTGCATGCCAAATTTTAACTAGAAGTCGAATATGATCAATAAATTTCTAAAAAGAACTGAAAGTACATCCATTtttcatatataatataatagatAATTTGGAATGAGTCAAAAGTCAAAGCTTGGAGCCAGTCAACGTTCTGTGCTTCGGTTTTTTTTTTCGACATAAAATCCCACTATGGATCTttcataaatttataaaaaaaaacaaacgaaAAACAAAAAGGCCCACTCTGAATCAATCCACCGTCACTACATAAAACCTAACTAATTCCCACGTGCACTAATCCCTTTCCTAGAGACACGTGCTGCTTGCTAAGACATGTCAAAGTAGCCAATCGGGTTGTCCTATGATGAACATGTTCCATTTCCCTATAGGCCATGATCTTATCAGCATAATTAATGCGTGCATGTGTATAAATTTgtgcgtgtgtgtgtatatagtTGCATGCAGAACTAAAATCAAGTCTCTACAAAGAGCTTAGTCATGGATTTTGATCAAGAAAACCAGCGGTGGAATCCATCTTCTTCATCAGTTGATCATGATCACGCGCTTGTTGCGGAAGCAGACCCTGATGAGAAATCGAGCATTGCATCCACGCACAAGAAAAGGGGTGGACGGAAAATAAACAGGAGGCTCTCTGAATTGCGTGATCCCAACAAGAAATCAACAATATCCTCCGGTAACCCTGAGATGGCGGTGGTCGCACATGACATGGCAGCCGTGACGCTGCGTGGTAAGGTCCCGCTGCTGGATTTCTCTACTTCTATCTGCCCCCCTGGGGTGGAGGCTTGCGCCGATGATATTCAAAATGCTGCTAGATATTCCTCGTGTTCTAGTTCTTCTAGTTGTATTATGAGTGAATTCCTTACAGAAAAACCTGCTCCTGTAGACAAGATTTCGAATGATTGGATGATGGATTTGTGGGGAAGTAAAGTTGGTTGTGATCACGGGAATATCGGATTCGTGGACGAGGAGATGGTGTTTAGCATGCCGGATTTGGTGAATAGCATGGCGGAGGGAATGCTGCTGACTCCACCGGCTATGAAAAGAGGATTCAAATGGGATGATATAGATGATGCTTACACTTACTTGGATTTGTGGGGAAATTTATAAACCCTAGCTCATTCTATTTTAAACATTCTAtatcttaaattcttgaaatTAATAATTATACCACTAATTTGTggaatgatatttttatatttttctcgGGAAAAAAAGAAGCAGCAGATGTTAATTAAGGATTTATATGTCATATAACATCAAAATAGACAATGGTTTTCGGTCTCTTGAATTGGCACACGGGTTTCTGAAATTAATGAAAAATCGTCTCCATGGGTTGCACTTCACATCGACCTCAAATAAGggggaaaaaaataaatacaaagtCCGCCTAAGCTACAATATGGGAAGGGAAATTCCGGCACCACTAAGCATGTCAGCAATGTCCGGTGTCATTTATCACTCCATGAAAATTAGAACAAACGTacaaaatgaaaataatttatAGCATCAAGATCAAAATTTGGCTCATTAAAGGACTAAAAATCTGTCTAGGCGGGATGTATATAACAAATTTTGGAAATTTCTCCACTTATATTCACTAGGTTTTATTTGTTTCGAGCATGCCATTTTCTACAATATATTAAGAGCATGTTTGGTTAAAGAAACTCACGTGTTAAAAACACTTTctttagaaaaaaatatatatatattaaatataatgaTTGGTCACGACTTAGAACTTGAAATTTATGACTTtgtgtgagaacccgaatttccagcaGCATTATTCAGTAGCAATGGAAAATTTCAGTAGAAGCTAACAATTCCAGCAGCAGTCAATAATTCAGAAGAtgatatttttccagcagacacaATTCCAGCAGACACAATTCCAGCATatagaatccagcagcagaagaattCAGCAGCGCaagattccagcagacagttactgattcagcttagacttgtaactgaagcattaacatggaataaaggctgttaatggcagattatggccattaattgaGAGTCTAACAGTCAGAAACATTGCATATAAATATCACCCTCAAATACCTGAATTGGTTTACCAAAATCTTGAGTTGTCACTTGAAATATTTgagctaagagagtgctgaTTTTCGAGCAGCAGAAACCAGTAGCAAGAACAAGCAGACTTCAGATTTCAACCGAAATACTTTTAGCAAATtacagtaagtgggcttatgtataaatatcttgaaatccgtttgataattctgttttaaagttcagtttctgtatgatttctgatatatgattttgaagcactgaaac
Coding sequences:
- the LOC140839304 gene encoding ethylene-responsive transcription factor ERF024-like; translated protein: MDFDQENQRWNPSSSSVDHDHALVAEADPDEKSSIASTHKKRGGRKINRRLSELRDPNKKSTISSGNPEMAVVAHDMAAVTLRGKVPLLDFSTSICPPGVEACADDIQNAARYSSCSSSSSCIMSEFLTEKPAPVDKISNDWMMDLWGSKVGCDHGNIGFVDEEMVFSMPDLVNSMAEGMLLTPPAMKRGFKWDDIDDAYTYLDLWGNL